Below is a window of Pseudodesulfovibrio sp. 5S69 DNA.
AGCCTGCGTTGATCAAGACGCTGATGGGGTCCAAGGGGACCGGAATCGGCGGGCTTCCCAGGTCGCTATGCGCCAACTGCTGGACCGGGGAGTTGGTCAGGAGCAGGCGCATGGGCCAGTCCGCGGACCGCAGTTCGTTTTCTTCGGCGAGGTCGTCCTCGGAAAGTTGCTTGTTGAGCTGTTCGGCCAAAGACGTCTTGGCGTTGAATGCGGAGTAGTCGGTAATCTCGATAGAGTATGTTTCCTGCTTCCGGACGATGGGAGCGGCGGTATTCGTGCTTGCCTTGCACCCTGTGAGGGCGAGGACCGCGAGAATGAGGATTGCCGGAATCGGGAGAGTACGGTTGACCATGCGTAAGGCTCCATAGATATACTGATAATCGCGCTAATTTGCTGTATGTTGCGCGGCCGTCATCTGTCAAACGCCTTATATTCAAGCTGCGGCGTTCATGGCGTTCTTTTTGCCGAGGCCGTGAAACATGCCCGCCATCTTCTCCCCCGGGCCGAGAAAGCAGGAGAGGGTGACCTTGCGGGACATGCCGAAGCCGAGCGGATTGCCGACCAGTTCGATGCGGGCGTCGTTCAATTCGTAACGGCAGGCCAGATCGTATCCGAGACGATGGCACTTGGCGGTCTTGATCTCCTGATCCAGCCAGGACTTCAGGTTGCGGAAGGTGGACCCGCCGGCTTCCCAGGTGATGCTGATGCCTTCCAGGCGCTGCGAGGCGTTGAAGCGCAGGACCATTTTTCTGATTCCGGCATGGGTATGCATCGGCTCGTCGACGGTGAGCGTCGTACCGGATTCGTTTTTGACTTCATCCATCTCGCCTCGGAGCGAGTTGAGCGCGTGACGGGCTGGTCCGTAGGGAATGACCTGCTGATTGGCGGGCAAATCGTTGGTGGTGGAATAATTGAGCGGTCCGAAGGCGGTCTTGAGCAGCAGATTCCAGATTCTGTCGGTGAGATGCAGATTCATATCATCCTCCTGTGGATGCGGTTTGCGGTTCTACATTCACAGTCGGACGTCGCGGGAAAAGATGACAACAGATCAGGTCATCCTTGGGCTGCACTTTCATGATGATGTTGCCTGCGATAAAATCCTGTCGAACGTAGTCGTAGCCTCGCAGGCCGAACGCGTGGTAGATGAAATTTGTGGACATGGCGATTACTCCTCCCGATGCTCAGTGGTATGATTATCGGTTGGACGCCATGTCCTTTCATTTTGTCAAAAGTACGCTTGAACCGGATGAACCTTTTCTTCTTCTGAGCGGCTTTGGAGGGGGAGCTGGGGGGAGATAGTCTGTTCATATGTGACCAAAATATGTGACCAAGAAAAAAAGGACTTACGAAAATCATTCGTAAGTCCTTAATTTTTCTGGTCGGGATGAGAGGATTTGAACCTCCGATCTCCGCGTCCCGAACGGGACGGAGTGCGCTGTACGCCTTGAAATTGTAGCGTATTTTTTTGAACTGTCACATGAAAAAGGGGCCTAAAACCCACCAAAAATGTGACAGGAAATGTGACGGGATGGAATAAAGTCTAAGGCCGTATTACGAAGGGCAAGAGGGTGGGAATTCGGATTGTGCAACTCACTCTGCCAGTGTGGATATTAGGTGGGTGCGTTTGTACATCGACACTATATGTTACAAATAGTTTGGATTCGATCAAATGTGTCTTTGAATCCACTGTAGTCCATTTTGTTGAATGGTTTTTCTCCACGCATTATTTTGATAGCAAAATCCCTTTTGGAGAGAGCTTTGTTGGTGAGGACTCCACCTGTGGCGGTACAGACTGCATCATCAATAATTTTTTCGTCCCCCTTGAGAGTTTTATCCCACCCAGGCACTTTTTTGCCATCACGTGCTCGCATCCCATACGTCAGATCAGGAATTATTTTGTGCTGGCCTTTTTTATGGAATTCAGTGCTCAAAAACAATCGCCTTCCGAATTTGTCTTCTTTGAGAAGATCTGCATCTTGGTATAGTTGCTCTATAGCAAAAGTTTCAGTGGTACGATGGGCAGGTTTTGGAAGTATGATAGAAAATACGTTATTTCCCCAGTCGATATAATCTTTTCCTTTGTGCTTTTCATTGATGCTTTTAATGTCGCAATCGTAAACGCAGATAATCGGGTTCTGGAATTCGACGTAAAGTGCGTTTGCATTGTTGCACAAATAGTTCAAATGATCGAATCCGCCATTCGTGTATCGTTTGTGCTTGTGGATATTTAAATCTAGAGTGCTGTAATCACCTTTTTCTTTGAAAAATGAGAATGCTTTTCTCAAATGCATCCAATCAGTTTCTCCTTCTCCCAGGATTGTTGGGAGCCCGCAGTCCCTAAAGAGGAGCATTTTGTATCGTTGAAGGTATTTATAATACTGGTCTTTAGAAATAGATTGCAAATCTTTTCTGTTGTAATGAATTCTGTTTCTAATACATTCCTGCTCATCAAGGGTATTGAGCAAGTCTATTCTGTGACTTCTGACATGTCGGATGTGTTCGAGCTTCCCTCGCACGATGTTGGGGAAGCTGATTTCTTTTGTCGGATCGGAGCGATTACCCAAGTCAAAATTATTTATATATTTTTCTTGCGCGTTATCGAGTCCGTTGACCTTCCAGTCGTGCAACATGGCCCGCACTTGTTTAAGAGATTTTCTCCTAATGTTTGGATAATCGTTAACGACGATGCCAGTAACTAGCTGCCTGTCTGAACGTGTCCTCAT
It encodes the following:
- a CDS encoding reverse transcriptase domain-containing protein, whose translation is MPKATLNDFQSLTGLTDLALFLGFPAKKLSYVLYKHLGGPNGQYTDFEIKKRSGSTRNISAPFTGLKGIQRRLAEKLQDIYMVKKSVHGFVTDRDILSNATNHSRKRFVFNVDLQDFFPSIHFGRVLGLFTARPYEIKREVAILIAKIACHNDILPQGSPCSPVITNMICAYMDKQLSDLSKSCGCFYTRYADDLTFSTNKNIFPEEIAITNGIDWDPGEVLQEIVSRNGFQINDDKTSMRTRSDRQLVTGIVVNDYPNIRRKSLKQVRAMLHDWKVNGLDNAQEKYINNFDLGNRSDPTKEISFPNIVRGKLEHIRHVRSHRIDLLNTLDEQECIRNRIHYNRKDLQSISKDQYYKYLQRYKMLLFRDCGLPTILGEGETDWMHLRKAFSFFKEKGDYSTLDLNIHKHKRYTNGGFDHLNYLCNNANALYVEFQNPIICVYDCDIKSINEKHKGKDYIDWGNNVFSIILPKPAHRTTETFAIEQLYQDADLLKEDKFGRRLFLSTEFHKKGQHKIIPDLTYGMRARDGKKVPGWDKTLKGDEKIIDDAVCTATGGVLTNKALSKRDFAIKIMRGEKPFNKMDYSGFKDTFDRIQTICNI